The proteins below come from a single Prochlorococcus marinus CUG1415 genomic window:
- a CDS encoding DUF2499 domain-containing protein — protein MHELSFGTWLIHISSVIEWIYAIFIIKKISNVEKYKSFFWLSLAMIPNLASAMCAITWHIYDNQESLYGLVTLQGILTFIGNSTLALATIFIYKASLNYE, from the coding sequence TTGCACGAATTATCATTTGGAACTTGGTTAATACATATTTCATCAGTCATTGAATGGATTTATGCAATATTTATAATAAAAAAAATAAGTAATGTTGAAAAATATAAAAGTTTTTTTTGGTTAAGCCTAGCTATGATTCCTAATTTAGCGAGTGCCATGTGTGCAATTACTTGGCATATATACGATAATCAAGAATCTTTGTATGGTTTAGTTACTCTACAAGGGATCTTGACTTTTATAGGTAACTCAACATTAGCTTTAGCAACTATTTTTATATACAAAGCATCATTGAATTATGAATGA
- a CDS encoding peroxiredoxin codes for MRNVVEGILISFFLLFNCNSAFAFDFAPEVNDLAPYFQLEGFNKNIPTKKIWELNDFQGKWLVMYFYPKDFTAGCTLEAKGFSELKKDFSKYNAEIVGISADNQDSHDSFCSEKSINYTLLSDTDGIISDRYGSWIPPFSDRNTFLISPDGKISYRWISVLPINHAKEVLNVLKKKI; via the coding sequence ATGAGAAATGTAGTTGAAGGTATATTAATATCATTTTTTCTTTTATTTAATTGTAATTCAGCATTCGCTTTTGATTTTGCTCCTGAAGTTAATGATTTAGCTCCATACTTTCAGCTGGAAGGCTTTAACAAAAACATACCAACAAAAAAAATTTGGGAGCTAAACGATTTTCAAGGTAAGTGGCTTGTTATGTATTTTTATCCAAAGGATTTTACAGCAGGTTGTACTCTTGAAGCAAAAGGATTTTCAGAATTAAAAAAAGATTTTTCAAAATATAATGCAGAAATTGTTGGTATTAGTGCTGATAATCAAGATTCTCATGATAGTTTCTGCAGTGAAAAATCAATAAACTATACTTTACTATCTGATACTGACGGTATTATTAGTGATAGATATGGTTCCTGGATTCCGCCTTTCTCAGATAGAAATACTTTTTTGATTTCTCCAGATGGGAAAATATCCTATAGATGGATAAGTGTTTTACCTATAAATCATGCTAAAGAAGTTCTCAACGTATTAAAGAAAAAAATATAA
- the rpmB gene encoding 50S ribosomal protein L28, with the protein MSRVCELTGAKANNGMAVSHSHIRTKKLQQVNLQKRRLWWDEGRKWVNMKISTKALKSIQKVGLDKFAKSNGVDLKKF; encoded by the coding sequence ATGTCAAGAGTTTGCGAACTGACTGGTGCAAAAGCTAATAACGGGATGGCAGTAAGCCACTCACATATTCGTACAAAAAAATTACAACAAGTTAACCTTCAGAAAAGAAGACTTTGGTGGGATGAAGGAAGAAAATGGGTAAATATGAAAATTAGTACCAAAGCTCTAAAATCTATACAAAAAGTAGGTCTAGATAAATTCGCTAAATCAAATGGAGTTGATTTAAAAAAATTCTAA